One Lacticaseibacillus rhamnosus genomic window carries:
- a CDS encoding PTS system mannose/fructose/sorbose family transporter subunit IID: MAEEVHITKGDRIKVWWRSTFLQGSWNYERMQNGGWAYTLIPALKRLYHTKEDRSAALKRHLEFFNTHPYLASPILGVTMALEEERANGAPIDDKAIQGVKVGMMGPLAGVGDPVFWFTVKPIIGALAASMAMAGNLLGPILYFVLWNAIRMAFLWYTQEFGYKAGSKITEDLSGGLLGEVTKGATILGMFILGSLVNRWVSVKFTPVVSNVPNQKGAYIDWSSLPSGKAGVQKALELQSQGLSLTKNKVTTLQDNLDSLIPGLMGLLLTLFCMWLLKKKVSPIIIILGLFVVGVVFHVIGLM, encoded by the coding sequence ATGGCTGAAGAAGTTCATATCACAAAAGGCGACCGAATTAAGGTTTGGTGGCGGTCAACCTTCCTTCAAGGTTCTTGGAACTACGAACGTATGCAAAATGGTGGCTGGGCTTATACCTTAATTCCAGCACTGAAGCGTTTGTATCATACTAAGGAAGATCGTTCCGCTGCTTTGAAGCGGCACTTGGAATTCTTTAACACCCACCCATATCTGGCTTCACCGATTCTGGGTGTTACGATGGCACTGGAAGAAGAACGTGCTAATGGTGCCCCAATTGACGATAAAGCCATTCAGGGTGTCAAAGTCGGGATGATGGGTCCGCTGGCTGGTGTCGGCGATCCAGTGTTCTGGTTCACGGTTAAGCCAATTATCGGTGCGTTAGCCGCATCCATGGCGATGGCCGGCAATCTCTTAGGGCCAATTTTGTACTTTGTTTTATGGAATGCGATTCGTATGGCCTTCCTATGGTACACGCAGGAATTTGGCTATAAAGCAGGTAGTAAGATTACTGAAGACTTGTCAGGTGGCTTGCTTGGTGAAGTTACGAAGGGTGCCACAATCCTTGGTATGTTTATCCTAGGATCACTGGTTAACCGCTGGGTATCCGTCAAGTTCACCCCGGTTGTTTCAAATGTTCCAAACCAAAAAGGTGCTTACATTGACTGGAGTTCATTACCAAGCGGAAAAGCTGGAGTTCAAAAGGCTTTAGAATTACAATCTCAAGGCTTGTCACTGACTAAAAACAAGGTTACGACCTTACAGGATAACTTGGATAGCTTAATTCCAGGTTTGATGGGCTTACTGCTTACCTTGTTCTGCATGTGGTTGCTGAAGAAGAAAGTTTCTCCAATCATTATCATTCTTGGTCTGTTCGTCGTCGGGGTTGTCTTCCACGTCATCGGCTTGATGTAA
- a CDS encoding PTS mannose/fructose/sorbose transporter subunit IIC → MTLNFIQIILVLIVSFLAGMEGILDEFHFHQPVIACTLIGLVTGNLAPCLVLGGQLQMIALGWANIGAAVAPDAALASVASAIILVLGGQGTKGVSSAIAIAVPLAVAGLLLTTLVRTLATAIVHIMDRAAEEGSFGKIDFWQWVAICMQGLRIAIPAGLILAVGAGPVRALLEQMPDWLTTGLGIGGGMVVAVGYAMVINMMATREVWPFFAIGFVLATVKEITLIGLGAIGISLALIYLALSKQGGGSGNGGSNSGAGDPVGDIIDNY, encoded by the coding sequence ATGACTTTGAATTTTATTCAAATCATTCTGGTCCTCATCGTGTCATTCCTTGCTGGTATGGAAGGTATTTTGGATGAATTCCACTTCCATCAGCCAGTTATTGCGTGCACGTTGATCGGACTTGTGACCGGCAATCTGGCCCCATGTTTGGTACTGGGTGGCCAATTACAAATGATCGCTTTAGGCTGGGCTAACATTGGCGCGGCCGTTGCACCAGATGCTGCATTGGCCTCAGTTGCATCAGCTATTATTCTAGTTCTTGGCGGTCAGGGTACTAAAGGTGTTAGTTCAGCGATTGCGATTGCGGTTCCGCTGGCGGTTGCCGGTTTGTTGCTGACCACCTTAGTACGTACCTTGGCAACTGCGATCGTTCATATCATGGACCGTGCTGCTGAAGAAGGTAGTTTCGGTAAAATTGATTTCTGGCAATGGGTCGCGATCTGCATGCAGGGCTTGCGGATTGCGATTCCTGCAGGCTTAATTCTTGCTGTTGGTGCCGGCCCAGTGCGGGCATTGCTTGAACAGATGCCTGATTGGTTAACGACTGGTCTTGGCATTGGCGGGGGCATGGTTGTTGCTGTCGGGTACGCTATGGTTATTAACATGATGGCGACTCGTGAAGTATGGCCATTCTTTGCGATTGGGTTTGTGCTGGCAACAGTTAAAGAAATTACCCTGATCGGCCTTGGTGCTATCGGTATTTCACTGGCACTGATTTACTTGGCATTGTCCAAGCAAGGCGGCGGCTCAGGTAATGGCGGTTCGAATAGTGGTGCCGGTGATCCTGTCGGCGACATTATTGATAATTATTGA
- a CDS encoding DUF956 family protein, translating to MVQSINTKSELVIEGTAFMGMPAYGKIMIGDKGFEFFNEKNVRDFYQIPWNEVDWVIASVIFKGKWIPRFAIKTKKNGTYTFAAKDPKRVLRAIRVHIPAERIVKSLTFWQVVKRAFTRKK from the coding sequence ATGGTTCAATCAATCAACACCAAATCCGAGTTAGTGATTGAAGGTACGGCCTTTATGGGAATGCCGGCCTATGGCAAGATCATGATCGGTGATAAAGGATTCGAATTTTTCAATGAAAAAAACGTACGTGACTTCTATCAGATTCCGTGGAATGAAGTGGACTGGGTCATTGCTTCCGTCATCTTCAAAGGTAAGTGGATCCCGCGCTTTGCCATTAAAACCAAAAAGAATGGGACGTATACGTTTGCAGCGAAAGATCCTAAGCGGGTTTTACGTGCCATTCGGGTGCACATTCCCGCCGAGCGAATTGTTAAGTCGTTAACTTTCTGGCAAGTCGTAAAGCGCGCCTTTACACGCAAGAAGTAG